From the genome of Zonotrichia leucophrys gambelii isolate GWCS_2022_RI chromosome 24, RI_Zleu_2.0, whole genome shotgun sequence, one region includes:
- the SLC37A2 gene encoding glucose-6-phosphate exchanger SLC37A2 isoform X3, producing the protein MRAALAPGIRLLRAVPRDSRYRGLTLVLTFLSYTSYHLSRKPISIVKSQLHLNCSALGPNPHNDSNSTTWCDWAPFDGDNYNELFGALDNAFLVAYAIGMFISGIFGERLPLRYYLSGGMVMSGLFTSLFGLGYFWDIHVLWYFIIVQVCNGLVQTTGWPAVVACVGNWFGKGKRGLIMGIWNSHTSVGNILGSLIAGAWVSSAWGLSFIVPGIIIAVMGVICFFFLVEYPEDVDCNPPQHHTAADEDPGGVTTSEKDPEAVISNEGPLSLSGQSSVDHSKSPKEPAEKPEAISFLGALRIPGVVEFSLCLLFAKLVSYTFLYWLPLYIVNVAHFGAKEAGDLSTLFDVGGILGGILAGLISDYTGGRATTCCVMLVVAAPMLFLYNHVGQNGIGVSVAMLIICGALVNGPYALITTAVSADLGTHESLKGNAKALSTVTAIIDGTGSVGAALGPLLAGLISPTGWNNVFYMLIAADVLACLLLARVVVKEARGWCGPMARQRGFKEF; encoded by the exons atGAGGGCAGCGCTCGCCCCCGGGATCCGCCTGCTCCGCGCCGTGCCCCGGGACAGCCG ctACCGGGGCCTGACTCTGGTGCTGACCTTCCTCTCCTACACCAGCTACCACCTCTCCCGAAAACCCATCAGCATCGTCAAG agccagctgcacctcaactgctcagccttgggcCCGAACCCCCACAATGACTCCAACAGCACCACGTGGTGTGACTGGGCCCCCTTTG atGGGGACAACTACAACGAACTTTTTGGGGCGCTGGATAATGCCTTCCTGGTGGCCTACGCCATCGGGATGTTTATCAG cGGCATTTTTGGGGAGCGCCTCCCCCTGCGCTATTACCTGTCGGGGGGGATGGTGATGAGCGGGCTCTTCACCTCCCTCTTCGGCCTCGGCTACTTCTGGGACATCCACGTGCTCTGGTACTTCATCATCGTGCAG GTCTGCAATGGGCTGGTGCAGACCACAGGCTGGCCTGCTGTCGTGGCTTGCGTTGGAAACTGGTTTGGCAAAGGAAA GAGAGGTTTGATCATGGGCATCTGGAACTCGCACACCTCTGTTGGCAACATCTTGGGGTCGCTCATCGCCGGCGCCTGGGTctcctctgcctggggcctgtCCTTCATTGTGCCTGGCATCATCATCGCTGTCATGGGCGTCatctgcttcttcttcctcgTGGAGT atCCTGAGGATGTTGACTGCAATCCACCTCAGCATCAC ACGGCTGCTGATGAGGATCCTGGAGGAGTGACCACCAGTGAGAAGGATCCTGAAGCAGTGATCTCCAACGAGGGCCCACTCAGCCTCTCAGGCCAGAGCAGTGTGGATCACTCCAAGAGCCCCAAGGAACCCGCTGAGAAGCCCGAAGCCATCAGCTTCCTTGGGGCACTCCGGATACCT ggCGTGGTGGAgttctccctgtgcctgctcttTGCCAAGCTGGTGAGCTACACCTTCCTGTACTGGCTGCCCCTCTACATTGTCAACGTTG CTCATTTCGGTGCCAAGGAAGCCGGGGACCTGTCGACCCTCTTTGATGTCGGGGGTATTTTAG GGGGGATCTTGGCTGGCCTCATCTCTGACTACACTGGCGGCAGAGCCACCACGTGCTGCGTGATGCTGGTGGTGGCTGCTCCCATG ctgttcctGTATAACCATGTGGGTCAGAATGGCATTGGCGTATCAGTAG CGATGCTGATCATCTGTGGAGCTCTGGTCAATGGGCCCTACGCGCTCATCACGACAGCGGTGTCGGCAGATTTG GGCACCCACGAGTCTCTCAAAGGAAATGCCAAAGCCCTCTCGACCGTCACGGCCATCATCGACGGCACGGGATCTGTCG gtgctgccctggggccgctgctggcagggctgatcTCTCCCACGGGCTGGAATAACGTGTTTTACATGCTGATAGCAGCTGATGTCCTGGCGTGTCTG ctcctggctcGCGTGGTGGTGAAGGAGGCCCGTGGCTGGTGTGGCCCCATGGCGAGGCAGAGAGG GTTTAAGGAGTTCTGA
- the SLC37A2 gene encoding glucose-6-phosphate exchanger SLC37A2 isoform X2: protein MRAALAPGIRLLRAVPRDSRYRGLTLVLTFLSYTSYHLSRKPISIVKSQLHLNCSALGPNPHNDSNSTTWCDWAPFDGDNYNELFGALDNAFLVAYAIGMFISGIFGERLPLRYYLSGGMVMSGLFTSLFGLGYFWDIHVLWYFIIVQVCNGLVQTTGWPAVVACVGNWFGKGKRGLIMGIWNSHTSVGNILGSLIAGAWVSSAWGLSFIVPGIIIAVMGVICFFFLVEYPEDVDCNPPQHHTAADEDPGGVTTSEKDPEAVISNEGPLSLSGQSSVDHSKSPKEPAEKPEAISFLGALRIPGVVEFSLCLLFAKLVSYTFLYWLPLYIVNVAHFGAKEAGDLSTLFDVGGILGGILAGLISDYTGGRATTCCVMLVVAAPMLFLYNHVGQNGIGVSVAMLIICGALVNGPYALITTAVSADLGTHESLKGNAKALSTVTAIIDGTGSVGAALGPLLAGLISPTGWNNVFYMLIAADVLACLLLARVVVKEARGWCGPMARQRGSSVQLTESVMDGK, encoded by the exons atGAGGGCAGCGCTCGCCCCCGGGATCCGCCTGCTCCGCGCCGTGCCCCGGGACAGCCG ctACCGGGGCCTGACTCTGGTGCTGACCTTCCTCTCCTACACCAGCTACCACCTCTCCCGAAAACCCATCAGCATCGTCAAG agccagctgcacctcaactgctcagccttgggcCCGAACCCCCACAATGACTCCAACAGCACCACGTGGTGTGACTGGGCCCCCTTTG atGGGGACAACTACAACGAACTTTTTGGGGCGCTGGATAATGCCTTCCTGGTGGCCTACGCCATCGGGATGTTTATCAG cGGCATTTTTGGGGAGCGCCTCCCCCTGCGCTATTACCTGTCGGGGGGGATGGTGATGAGCGGGCTCTTCACCTCCCTCTTCGGCCTCGGCTACTTCTGGGACATCCACGTGCTCTGGTACTTCATCATCGTGCAG GTCTGCAATGGGCTGGTGCAGACCACAGGCTGGCCTGCTGTCGTGGCTTGCGTTGGAAACTGGTTTGGCAAAGGAAA GAGAGGTTTGATCATGGGCATCTGGAACTCGCACACCTCTGTTGGCAACATCTTGGGGTCGCTCATCGCCGGCGCCTGGGTctcctctgcctggggcctgtCCTTCATTGTGCCTGGCATCATCATCGCTGTCATGGGCGTCatctgcttcttcttcctcgTGGAGT atCCTGAGGATGTTGACTGCAATCCACCTCAGCATCAC ACGGCTGCTGATGAGGATCCTGGAGGAGTGACCACCAGTGAGAAGGATCCTGAAGCAGTGATCTCCAACGAGGGCCCACTCAGCCTCTCAGGCCAGAGCAGTGTGGATCACTCCAAGAGCCCCAAGGAACCCGCTGAGAAGCCCGAAGCCATCAGCTTCCTTGGGGCACTCCGGATACCT ggCGTGGTGGAgttctccctgtgcctgctcttTGCCAAGCTGGTGAGCTACACCTTCCTGTACTGGCTGCCCCTCTACATTGTCAACGTTG CTCATTTCGGTGCCAAGGAAGCCGGGGACCTGTCGACCCTCTTTGATGTCGGGGGTATTTTAG GGGGGATCTTGGCTGGCCTCATCTCTGACTACACTGGCGGCAGAGCCACCACGTGCTGCGTGATGCTGGTGGTGGCTGCTCCCATG ctgttcctGTATAACCATGTGGGTCAGAATGGCATTGGCGTATCAGTAG CGATGCTGATCATCTGTGGAGCTCTGGTCAATGGGCCCTACGCGCTCATCACGACAGCGGTGTCGGCAGATTTG GGCACCCACGAGTCTCTCAAAGGAAATGCCAAAGCCCTCTCGACCGTCACGGCCATCATCGACGGCACGGGATCTGTCG gtgctgccctggggccgctgctggcagggctgatcTCTCCCACGGGCTGGAATAACGTGTTTTACATGCTGATAGCAGCTGATGTCCTGGCGTGTCTG ctcctggctcGCGTGGTGGTGAAGGAGGCCCGTGGCTGGTGTGGCCCCATGGCGAGGCAGAGAGG CTCTAGTGTGCAGCTAACAGAGTCAGTGATGGATGGGAAGTAG
- the SLC37A2 gene encoding glucose-6-phosphate exchanger SLC37A2 isoform X4 — protein MRAALAPGIRLLRAVPRDSRYRGLTLVLTFLSYTSYHLSRKPISIVKSQLHLNCSALGPNPHNDSNSTTWCDWAPFDGDNYNELFGALDNAFLVAYAIGMFISGIFGERLPLRYYLSGGMVMSGLFTSLFGLGYFWDIHVLWYFIIVQVCNGLVQTTGWPAVVACVGNWFGKGKRGLIMGIWNSHTSVGNILGSLIAGAWVSSAWGLSFIVPGIIIAVMGVICFFFLVEYPEDVDCNPPQHHTAADEDPGGVTTSEKDPEAVISNEGPLSLSGQSSVDHSKSPKEPAEKPEAISFLGALRIPGVVEFSLCLLFAKLVSYTFLYWLPLYIVNVAHFGAKEAGDLSTLFDVGGILGGILAGLISDYTGGRATTCCVMLVVAAPMLFLYNHVGQNGIGVSVAMLIICGALVNGPYALITTAVSADLGTHESLKGNAKALSTVTAIIDGTGSVGAALGPLLAGLISPTGWNNVFYMLIAADVLACLLLARVVVKEARGWCGPMARQRG, from the exons atGAGGGCAGCGCTCGCCCCCGGGATCCGCCTGCTCCGCGCCGTGCCCCGGGACAGCCG ctACCGGGGCCTGACTCTGGTGCTGACCTTCCTCTCCTACACCAGCTACCACCTCTCCCGAAAACCCATCAGCATCGTCAAG agccagctgcacctcaactgctcagccttgggcCCGAACCCCCACAATGACTCCAACAGCACCACGTGGTGTGACTGGGCCCCCTTTG atGGGGACAACTACAACGAACTTTTTGGGGCGCTGGATAATGCCTTCCTGGTGGCCTACGCCATCGGGATGTTTATCAG cGGCATTTTTGGGGAGCGCCTCCCCCTGCGCTATTACCTGTCGGGGGGGATGGTGATGAGCGGGCTCTTCACCTCCCTCTTCGGCCTCGGCTACTTCTGGGACATCCACGTGCTCTGGTACTTCATCATCGTGCAG GTCTGCAATGGGCTGGTGCAGACCACAGGCTGGCCTGCTGTCGTGGCTTGCGTTGGAAACTGGTTTGGCAAAGGAAA GAGAGGTTTGATCATGGGCATCTGGAACTCGCACACCTCTGTTGGCAACATCTTGGGGTCGCTCATCGCCGGCGCCTGGGTctcctctgcctggggcctgtCCTTCATTGTGCCTGGCATCATCATCGCTGTCATGGGCGTCatctgcttcttcttcctcgTGGAGT atCCTGAGGATGTTGACTGCAATCCACCTCAGCATCAC ACGGCTGCTGATGAGGATCCTGGAGGAGTGACCACCAGTGAGAAGGATCCTGAAGCAGTGATCTCCAACGAGGGCCCACTCAGCCTCTCAGGCCAGAGCAGTGTGGATCACTCCAAGAGCCCCAAGGAACCCGCTGAGAAGCCCGAAGCCATCAGCTTCCTTGGGGCACTCCGGATACCT ggCGTGGTGGAgttctccctgtgcctgctcttTGCCAAGCTGGTGAGCTACACCTTCCTGTACTGGCTGCCCCTCTACATTGTCAACGTTG CTCATTTCGGTGCCAAGGAAGCCGGGGACCTGTCGACCCTCTTTGATGTCGGGGGTATTTTAG GGGGGATCTTGGCTGGCCTCATCTCTGACTACACTGGCGGCAGAGCCACCACGTGCTGCGTGATGCTGGTGGTGGCTGCTCCCATG ctgttcctGTATAACCATGTGGGTCAGAATGGCATTGGCGTATCAGTAG CGATGCTGATCATCTGTGGAGCTCTGGTCAATGGGCCCTACGCGCTCATCACGACAGCGGTGTCGGCAGATTTG GGCACCCACGAGTCTCTCAAAGGAAATGCCAAAGCCCTCTCGACCGTCACGGCCATCATCGACGGCACGGGATCTGTCG gtgctgccctggggccgctgctggcagggctgatcTCTCCCACGGGCTGGAATAACGTGTTTTACATGCTGATAGCAGCTGATGTCCTGGCGTGTCTG ctcctggctcGCGTGGTGGTGAAGGAGGCCCGTGGCTGGTGTGGCCCCATGGCGAGGCAGAGAGG GTGA
- the SLC37A2 gene encoding glucose-6-phosphate exchanger SLC37A2 isoform X1: MRAALAPGIRLLRAVPRDSRYRGLTLVLTFLSYTSYHLSRKPISIVKSQLHLNCSALGPNPHNDSNSTTWCDWAPFDGDNYNELFGALDNAFLVAYAIGMFISGIFGERLPLRYYLSGGMVMSGLFTSLFGLGYFWDIHVLWYFIIVQVCNGLVQTTGWPAVVACVGNWFGKGKRGLIMGIWNSHTSVGNILGSLIAGAWVSSAWGLSFIVPGIIIAVMGVICFFFLVEYPEDVDCNPPQHHTAADEDPGGVTTSEKDPEAVISNEGPLSLSGQSSVDHSKSPKEPAEKPEAISFLGALRIPGVVEFSLCLLFAKLVSYTFLYWLPLYIVNVAHFGAKEAGDLSTLFDVGGILGGILAGLISDYTGGRATTCCVMLVVAAPMLFLYNHVGQNGIGVSVAMLIICGALVNGPYALITTAVSADLGTHESLKGNAKALSTVTAIIDGTGSVGAALGPLLAGLISPTGWNNVFYMLIAADVLACLLLARVVVKEARGWCGPMARQRGYVAAPPAWPLVPGCPGKVSVLLQKDVCYPLLSLLHLRAGIARPPAPCPAHGATEAFPPPAKAAPGGF, translated from the exons atGAGGGCAGCGCTCGCCCCCGGGATCCGCCTGCTCCGCGCCGTGCCCCGGGACAGCCG ctACCGGGGCCTGACTCTGGTGCTGACCTTCCTCTCCTACACCAGCTACCACCTCTCCCGAAAACCCATCAGCATCGTCAAG agccagctgcacctcaactgctcagccttgggcCCGAACCCCCACAATGACTCCAACAGCACCACGTGGTGTGACTGGGCCCCCTTTG atGGGGACAACTACAACGAACTTTTTGGGGCGCTGGATAATGCCTTCCTGGTGGCCTACGCCATCGGGATGTTTATCAG cGGCATTTTTGGGGAGCGCCTCCCCCTGCGCTATTACCTGTCGGGGGGGATGGTGATGAGCGGGCTCTTCACCTCCCTCTTCGGCCTCGGCTACTTCTGGGACATCCACGTGCTCTGGTACTTCATCATCGTGCAG GTCTGCAATGGGCTGGTGCAGACCACAGGCTGGCCTGCTGTCGTGGCTTGCGTTGGAAACTGGTTTGGCAAAGGAAA GAGAGGTTTGATCATGGGCATCTGGAACTCGCACACCTCTGTTGGCAACATCTTGGGGTCGCTCATCGCCGGCGCCTGGGTctcctctgcctggggcctgtCCTTCATTGTGCCTGGCATCATCATCGCTGTCATGGGCGTCatctgcttcttcttcctcgTGGAGT atCCTGAGGATGTTGACTGCAATCCACCTCAGCATCAC ACGGCTGCTGATGAGGATCCTGGAGGAGTGACCACCAGTGAGAAGGATCCTGAAGCAGTGATCTCCAACGAGGGCCCACTCAGCCTCTCAGGCCAGAGCAGTGTGGATCACTCCAAGAGCCCCAAGGAACCCGCTGAGAAGCCCGAAGCCATCAGCTTCCTTGGGGCACTCCGGATACCT ggCGTGGTGGAgttctccctgtgcctgctcttTGCCAAGCTGGTGAGCTACACCTTCCTGTACTGGCTGCCCCTCTACATTGTCAACGTTG CTCATTTCGGTGCCAAGGAAGCCGGGGACCTGTCGACCCTCTTTGATGTCGGGGGTATTTTAG GGGGGATCTTGGCTGGCCTCATCTCTGACTACACTGGCGGCAGAGCCACCACGTGCTGCGTGATGCTGGTGGTGGCTGCTCCCATG ctgttcctGTATAACCATGTGGGTCAGAATGGCATTGGCGTATCAGTAG CGATGCTGATCATCTGTGGAGCTCTGGTCAATGGGCCCTACGCGCTCATCACGACAGCGGTGTCGGCAGATTTG GGCACCCACGAGTCTCTCAAAGGAAATGCCAAAGCCCTCTCGACCGTCACGGCCATCATCGACGGCACGGGATCTGTCG gtgctgccctggggccgctgctggcagggctgatcTCTCCCACGGGCTGGAATAACGTGTTTTACATGCTGATAGCAGCTGATGTCCTGGCGTGTCTG ctcctggctcGCGTGGTGGTGAAGGAGGCCCGTGGCTGGTGTGGCCCCATGGCGAGGCAGAGAGGGTACGTAGCTGCCCCCCCGGCGTGGCCCCTGGTGCCAGGGTGCCCGGGCAAggtttcagtgctgctgcagaaggatGTTTGTTACCCCTTGCTGTCGCTGCTGCATCTCCGCGCGGGCATCGCGAGGCCGCCGGCCCCGTGTCCCGCTCACGGGGCCACTGAGGCATTTCCACCTCCAGCCAAGGCAGCACCCGGGGGATTTTAG
- the CCDC15 gene encoding coiled-coil domain-containing protein 15 — MGVARSPEGVTGTLGGVTEATPGRGLDVWGRDQDAIGAWPGRYRDSVRRGRDVAVRRKWRQDSKLRWRRKWRLGRARGGAGMVLPSKGPGQPLRCRWRALAERNQSVAAVGAWVESAPGQQSPAFASASRVEEQLKEQQQQKAASLRRFQGEVRQRVNRQARLRRRLELQKAYEAVERENSAAVQYSAPWKNTCLFQSLPAAIICAPSGCDPAQPEGEHGEPFQQQAAELSRAVQQVRRRLASRRILSHASHGAWRQQDPEPCPAPAVPMEESEELLLAGHHDLPAELLEQGTAARATGQDDGFYIKIEFKKVCGGTVKDSSPPGRPPSECQPPLKLWAGVEQEESRKQRQSEFLRCRRLCMALERERVRQRQRQQDRQHRVAQIKRQKENERRAEEQRMRDVAEQREPSPGEGTWAALAQLQLEERRVRDRQQRDKEHVRYLEALRAQMKEKVKLCNIDLPPLCSCGSDFWDSHPDTCANNCVFYKNHKAYSQVLHSVISSCGPAATRSLQDLAALCARSGRRL, encoded by the exons ATGGGCGTGGCCAGGAGTCCTGAGGGCGTGACCGGTACTCTCGGGGGCGTGACCGAAGCCACACCGGGGCGTGGCCTGGACGTCTGGGGGCGTGACCAGGATGCGATCGGGGCGTGGCCAGGGCGTTACCGGGACTCTGTGAGGCGTGGCCGGGACGTGGCCGTGCGGCGGAAGTGGCGCCAGGATTCAAAGCTGCGCTGGCGGCGGAAGTGGCGGTTG GGCCGGGCCCGCGGCGGTGCCGGGATGGTGCTGCCCTCGAaggggccggggcagcccctgcGGTGCCGGTGGCGGGCGCTGGCCGAGAGGAACCAGAGCGTGGCCGCCGTGGGCGCCTGGGTGGAGAGCGCGCCCGGGCAGCAGAGCCCGGCCTTT GCCTCAGCATCCcgggtggaggagcagctgaaggagcagcagcagcagaaggcagccAGCCTGAGGAGGTTCCAGGGCGAGGTGAGGCAGCGCGTGAACCGGCAGGCCAGGCTGCGCcgcaggctggagctgcagaaggcCTACGAAGCT GTGGAGAGGGAgaacagtgctgctgtgcagtaCTCAGCCCCCTGGAAGAACACGTGCCTGTTCCAGagcctccctgctgccatcatCTGTGCACCCAGTGGCTGTGACCCAGCCCAGCCAGAAGGGGAGCACGGGGAGCCGTTCCAGCAGCAAGCTGCCGAG ctgagcagggcagtgcagcaggTGCGGCGCAGGCTGGCGTCCCGCAGGATCCTGTCCCACGCGTCCCACGGAGCCTGGAGGCAGCAG gatccAGAGCCTTGCCCAGCACCTGCAGTGCCCATGGAGGagagtgaggagctgctgctggcaggacacCACGATctgcctgctgagctgctggagcagggcacagctgcacGTGCCACTGGGCAGGATGATGGCTTCTACATCAAAATTGAGTTTAAAAAA GTCTGTGGTGGCACAGTGAAGGACTCGAGCCCTCCTGGGAGGCCACCCAGTGAATGCCAACCTCCCCTCAAGCTCTGGGCTGGTGTGGAGCAAGAGGAAAGCAGGAAGCAG CGGCAGAGCGAGTTCCTGCGGTGCCGGCGCCTCTGCATGGCCCTGGAGCGCGAGCGAGTGCGGCAGCGCCAGCGGCAGCAGGACCGGCAGCACAGAGTGGCCCA GATTAAGAGGCAGAAGGAGAATGAGCGGcgggcagaggagcagaggatgAGAGACGTGGCTGAGCAGAGAGAGCCCTCCCCAGGAGAGGGaacctgggcagccctggcccagctgcagctggaggagaggagagtgAGGGACAGACAGCAGCGGGATAAGGAGCACGTGAG GTATCTTGAAGCTCTGAGAGCCCAGATGAAGGAGAAAGTCAAACTCTGTAACATTGACTTGCCCCCACTGTGTTCCTGTGGGtctgatttttgggattcccACCCGGATACCTGTGCCAATAACTGCGTCTTCTACAAAAATCACAAAG CCTACAGCCAGGTGCTGCACTCGGTGATCTCCTCCTGTGGCCCTGCAGCCACGCGCTCTCTGCAGGAcctggctgctctctgtgcccgcTCGGGGAGGCGCCTGtga